From Scomber scombrus chromosome 6, fScoSco1.1, whole genome shotgun sequence, the proteins below share one genomic window:
- the bnip2 gene encoding BCL2/adenovirus E1B 19 kDa protein-interacting protein 2 isoform X3: MASDVIESEAVLKAVSDMDLNNSGADFVTPRRTHEELGNRQTSSPSSSGVSGDGDEEELDDLQNSTAFTVENGEEALQESVTKTRGSPQERTTPDNEQEQPGARSSTPVSLPQPSSPPGPSGSLERQESVATTEARLRMEGVELKEEWQDEDFPRPLPEEEELDDELFGGTSEEGDPDYAMNHGKRAKKKLAAPDISLTLDHSEGSLLSDELDESTELDLDDIDTPSDNSNEFEWEDDLPKPKTTEILQKGVESVQEYSASDEREEGRRWRVFRIGDQEHRVDMKAIEPYKRVISHGGYYGDGLNAIIVFAVCFMPESNQPNYRYIMDNLFKYVIGTLELLVAENYMIVYLNGATSRKKMPTVGWLRKCYQQIDRRLRKNLKSLIIVHPSWFIRTLLALTKPFISSKFSQKIKYVYSLTDLAELVPMEYVSIPDCIKQIDQDMHGKVEIAAAAVPE, from the exons ATGGCATCGGATGTGATTGAGAGTGAAGCGGTGCTGAAGGCTGTAAGTGATATGGATTTGAACAATAGCGGTGCAGATTTTGTCACACCCAGGCGGACTCATGAGGAGTTGGGAAACAGACAAACGTCTAGTCCCTCTTCCTCTGGAGTGTCGGGAGATGGTGATGAGGAGGAATTAGACGATTTACAAAATAGCACAGCTTTCACAGTGGAAAATGGCGAAGAGGCGCTCCAGGAGAGTGTAACCAAAACAAGAGGTTCGCCACAGGAAAGGACAACTCCAGACAATGAGCAGGAACAGCCGGGAGCAAGAAGCTCTACCCCAGTGAGCCTTCCCCAGCCAAGCTCACCACCTGGACCCAGTGGAAG CCTGGAGCGCCAAGAATCCGTTGCCACAACAGAAGCCCGGTTAAGGATGGAGGGAGTTGAACTTAAAGAAGAGTGGCAGGATGAAGACTTTCCACG CCCTCTACCTGAGGAAGAGGAGCTTGATGATGAACTGTTTGGTGGAACCTCTGAAGAAGGAGACCCTG ACTATGCAATGAACCATGGCAAGAGGGCAAAGAAAAAGCTGGCAGCTCCAGACATCAGTCTCACACTTGACCACAGTGAAGGCTCTCTTCTCTCTGATGAGCTGGATGAAAGTACAGAGCTGGATCTTGACGACATAGACACACCTTCAGATAACAGCAATGAGTTTGAATGGGAAG aTGATCTCCCAAAGCCAAAAACCACAGAAATACTACAGAAGGGTGTGGAGTCCGTTCAGGAATACTCAGCCTCGgatgagagggaggaggggcgACGCTGGAGGGTGTTTCGTATCGGAGACCAGGAACACAGAGTGGACATGAAGGCCATTGAACCTTATAAGCGGGTTATCAGCCATGGAG GTTACTATGGAGACGGTTTGAATGCCATaattgtgtttgctgtgtgctTTATGCCCGAGAGCAATCAACCAAATTACAGATATATCATGGACAATTTATTCAA GTATGTCATTGGCACACTGGAGCTTTTGGTCGCTGAGAACTATATGATTGTGTATTTGAATGGGGCGACATCCCGGAAAAAGATGCCAACCGTCGGCTGGCTCAGAAAGTGTTATCAGCAGATTGATAGGAG ATTAAGGAAGAACTTGAAGTCTTTGATAATAGTCCATCCCTCCTGGTTTATTCGCACCCTGCTGGCACTCACAAAACCTTTCATAAG CTCAAAATTTAGTCAGAAAATCAAGTATGTGTACAGCTTGACAGACCTTGCAGAACTGGTTCCAATGGAGTATGTGTCCATACCAGATTGTATCAAACA GATTGACCAGGACATGCATGGCAAAGTGGAGATCgcagctgctgctgttccaGAGTGA
- the bnip2 gene encoding BCL2/adenovirus E1B 19 kDa protein-interacting protein 2 isoform X2, translating to MASDVIESEAVLKAVSDMDLNNSGADFVTPRRTHEELGNRQTSSPSSSGVSGDGDEEELDDLQNSTAFTVENGEEALQESVTKTRGSPQERTTPDNEQEQPGARSSTPVSLPQPSSPPGPSGSLERQESVATTEARLRMEGVELKEEWQDEDFPRPLPEEEELDDELFGGTSEEGDPDYAMNHGKRAKKKLAAPDISLTLDHSEGSLLSDELDESTELDLDDIDTPSDNSNEFEWEDDLPKPKTTEILQKGVESVQEYSASDEREEGRRWRVFRIGDQEHRVDMKAIEPYKRVISHGGYYGDGLNAIIVFAVCFMPESNQPNYRYIMDNLFKYVIGTLELLVAENYMIVYLNGATSRKKMPTVGWLRKCYQQIDRRLRKNLKSLIIVHPSWFIRTLLALTKPFISSKFSQKIKYVYSLTDLAELVPMEYVSIPDCIKQFDDEKNRKSRKRIDQDMHGKVEIAAAAVPE from the exons ATGGCATCGGATGTGATTGAGAGTGAAGCGGTGCTGAAGGCTGTAAGTGATATGGATTTGAACAATAGCGGTGCAGATTTTGTCACACCCAGGCGGACTCATGAGGAGTTGGGAAACAGACAAACGTCTAGTCCCTCTTCCTCTGGAGTGTCGGGAGATGGTGATGAGGAGGAATTAGACGATTTACAAAATAGCACAGCTTTCACAGTGGAAAATGGCGAAGAGGCGCTCCAGGAGAGTGTAACCAAAACAAGAGGTTCGCCACAGGAAAGGACAACTCCAGACAATGAGCAGGAACAGCCGGGAGCAAGAAGCTCTACCCCAGTGAGCCTTCCCCAGCCAAGCTCACCACCTGGACCCAGTGGAAG CCTGGAGCGCCAAGAATCCGTTGCCACAACAGAAGCCCGGTTAAGGATGGAGGGAGTTGAACTTAAAGAAGAGTGGCAGGATGAAGACTTTCCACG CCCTCTACCTGAGGAAGAGGAGCTTGATGATGAACTGTTTGGTGGAACCTCTGAAGAAGGAGACCCTG ACTATGCAATGAACCATGGCAAGAGGGCAAAGAAAAAGCTGGCAGCTCCAGACATCAGTCTCACACTTGACCACAGTGAAGGCTCTCTTCTCTCTGATGAGCTGGATGAAAGTACAGAGCTGGATCTTGACGACATAGACACACCTTCAGATAACAGCAATGAGTTTGAATGGGAAG aTGATCTCCCAAAGCCAAAAACCACAGAAATACTACAGAAGGGTGTGGAGTCCGTTCAGGAATACTCAGCCTCGgatgagagggaggaggggcgACGCTGGAGGGTGTTTCGTATCGGAGACCAGGAACACAGAGTGGACATGAAGGCCATTGAACCTTATAAGCGGGTTATCAGCCATGGAG GTTACTATGGAGACGGTTTGAATGCCATaattgtgtttgctgtgtgctTTATGCCCGAGAGCAATCAACCAAATTACAGATATATCATGGACAATTTATTCAA GTATGTCATTGGCACACTGGAGCTTTTGGTCGCTGAGAACTATATGATTGTGTATTTGAATGGGGCGACATCCCGGAAAAAGATGCCAACCGTCGGCTGGCTCAGAAAGTGTTATCAGCAGATTGATAGGAG ATTAAGGAAGAACTTGAAGTCTTTGATAATAGTCCATCCCTCCTGGTTTATTCGCACCCTGCTGGCACTCACAAAACCTTTCATAAG CTCAAAATTTAGTCAGAAAATCAAGTATGTGTACAGCTTGACAGACCTTGCAGAACTGGTTCCAATGGAGTATGTGTCCATACCAGATTGTATCAAACA GTTTGACGACgaaaaaaataggaaaagcCGTAAAAG GATTGACCAGGACATGCATGGCAAAGTGGAGATCgcagctgctgctgttccaGAGTGA
- the bnip2 gene encoding BCL2/adenovirus E1B 19 kDa protein-interacting protein 2 isoform X1 has translation MASDVIESEAVLKAVSDMDLNNSGADFVTPRRTHEELGNRQTSSPSSSGVSGDGDEEELDDLQNSTAFTVENGEEALQESVTKTRGSPQERTTPDNEQEQPGARSSTPVSLPQPSSPPGPSGSLERQESVATTEARLRMEGVELKEEWQDEDFPRPLPEEEELDDELFGGTSEEGDPDYAMNHGKRAKKKLAAPDISLTLDHSEGSLLSDELDESTELDLDDIDTPSDNSNEFEWEDDLPKPKTTEILQKGVESVQEYSASDEREEGRRWRVFRIGDQEHRVDMKAIEPYKRVISHGGYYGDGLNAIIVFAVCFMPESNQPNYRYIMDNLFKYVIGTLELLVAENYMIVYLNGATSRKKMPTVGWLRKCYQQIDRRLRKNLKSLIIVHPSWFIRTLLALTKPFISSKFSQKIKYVYSLTDLAELVPMEYVSIPDCIKQFDDEKNRKSRKRYIHFHPGSVSAHFFAFHQTNKETIHWLSEMHQYTLFHPTFFFNWMICCHILAKINNFLP, from the exons ATGGCATCGGATGTGATTGAGAGTGAAGCGGTGCTGAAGGCTGTAAGTGATATGGATTTGAACAATAGCGGTGCAGATTTTGTCACACCCAGGCGGACTCATGAGGAGTTGGGAAACAGACAAACGTCTAGTCCCTCTTCCTCTGGAGTGTCGGGAGATGGTGATGAGGAGGAATTAGACGATTTACAAAATAGCACAGCTTTCACAGTGGAAAATGGCGAAGAGGCGCTCCAGGAGAGTGTAACCAAAACAAGAGGTTCGCCACAGGAAAGGACAACTCCAGACAATGAGCAGGAACAGCCGGGAGCAAGAAGCTCTACCCCAGTGAGCCTTCCCCAGCCAAGCTCACCACCTGGACCCAGTGGAAG CCTGGAGCGCCAAGAATCCGTTGCCACAACAGAAGCCCGGTTAAGGATGGAGGGAGTTGAACTTAAAGAAGAGTGGCAGGATGAAGACTTTCCACG CCCTCTACCTGAGGAAGAGGAGCTTGATGATGAACTGTTTGGTGGAACCTCTGAAGAAGGAGACCCTG ACTATGCAATGAACCATGGCAAGAGGGCAAAGAAAAAGCTGGCAGCTCCAGACATCAGTCTCACACTTGACCACAGTGAAGGCTCTCTTCTCTCTGATGAGCTGGATGAAAGTACAGAGCTGGATCTTGACGACATAGACACACCTTCAGATAACAGCAATGAGTTTGAATGGGAAG aTGATCTCCCAAAGCCAAAAACCACAGAAATACTACAGAAGGGTGTGGAGTCCGTTCAGGAATACTCAGCCTCGgatgagagggaggaggggcgACGCTGGAGGGTGTTTCGTATCGGAGACCAGGAACACAGAGTGGACATGAAGGCCATTGAACCTTATAAGCGGGTTATCAGCCATGGAG GTTACTATGGAGACGGTTTGAATGCCATaattgtgtttgctgtgtgctTTATGCCCGAGAGCAATCAACCAAATTACAGATATATCATGGACAATTTATTCAA GTATGTCATTGGCACACTGGAGCTTTTGGTCGCTGAGAACTATATGATTGTGTATTTGAATGGGGCGACATCCCGGAAAAAGATGCCAACCGTCGGCTGGCTCAGAAAGTGTTATCAGCAGATTGATAGGAG ATTAAGGAAGAACTTGAAGTCTTTGATAATAGTCCATCCCTCCTGGTTTATTCGCACCCTGCTGGCACTCACAAAACCTTTCATAAG CTCAAAATTTAGTCAGAAAATCAAGTATGTGTACAGCTTGACAGACCTTGCAGAACTGGTTCCAATGGAGTATGTGTCCATACCAGATTGTATCAAACA GTTTGACGACgaaaaaaataggaaaagcCGTAAAAGGTATATACACTTTCACCCAGGGTCAGTCTCAGCTCACTTTTTTGCTTTTCACCAAACTAACAAAGAAACGATACATTGGCTTTCAGAAATGCACCAATACACCTTATTCCAtcccacatttttttttaattggatgATTTGTTGTCACATTCTGGCCAAAATCAACAATTTTCTTCCCTGA
- the gcnt3 gene encoding beta-1,3-galactosyl-O-glycosyl-glycoprotein beta-1,6-N-acetylglucosaminyltransferase 3 produces MVIHEKIEMFERLLRAIYTPQNIYCVHVDQKSTEEFQKAVEAIVSCLPNVFVASKLERVVYASWSRVQADLNCMKDLLGSHIQWRYLLNTCGTDFPIKTNREIVQTLKFLNGRNSLETEVTNDYKKRRWQKSPPPIPSPMFSGNAYFVVTRAFVKHVMQDREIQKFKEWEEDTYSPDEHFWATLQRMPSVPGAMPANDKYDMSDMRALARVVKWSYLAGDVKKGAPYYPCTGAYRRAVCVYGAGDLQWLLRQHHIFANKFDPEIDDIAIRCLESVLYLKALGHEPLLTEQYSNNL; encoded by the exons ATGGTGATCCATGAGAAGATTGAGATGTTTGAGCGTCTTCTACGAGCTATCTACACTCCTCAGAACATTTACTGTGTGCATGTGGACCAGAAATCCACAGAGGAATTTCAGAAGGCTGTAGAAGCAATTGTGTCCTGCTTACCTAATGTGTTTGTGGCCAGTAAATTAGAAAGAGTCGTGTATGCCTCGTGGTCGAGGGTGCAGGCAGATCTGAACTGTATGAAAGATCTGTTGGGGTCACACATCCAGTGGAGATACCTGCTTAACACCTGTGGGACTGACTTCCCTATCAAAACCAATCGGGAGATAGTTCAGACTCTGAAATTCCTTAATGGGAGAAACAGCTTGGAAACTGAGGTCACCAATGACTACAAGAAAAGACGCTGGCA GAAAAGCCCCCCTCCAATTCCGAGCCCCATGTTCTCAGGAAATGCCTACTTTGTGGTAACAAGGGCCTTTGTGAAACACGTTATGCAGGACAGAGAGATCCAGAAATTCAAGGAGTGGGAGGAGGACACATACAGCCCTGATGAGCACTTTTGGGCCACTTTACAGAGGATGCCCTCCGTTCCTGGAGCCATGCCTGCTAATGACAAGTATGACATGTCAGACATGCGAGCCCTCGCTCGTGTGGTGAAGTGGAGCTATTTAGCAGGAGATGTGAAAAAAGGAGCCCCATACTATCCATGCACAGGGGCATATAGAAGagcagtttgtgtgtatggAGCTGGGGACCTCCAGTGGCTCCTGAGGCAACACCACATCTTTGCAAATAAGTTTGATCCAGAGATAGATGACATTGCCATTAGATGTTTGGAGTCAGTTCTGTATCTTAAAGCTTTAGGCCATGAACCACTGCTAACAGAACAATATTCAAACAATCTGTAA